GACTGGCAGGCAGCGGTCATTTTCGGCAAGGTTAATCAGTATTATTTCACCGGCACCATGCAGGACGGCCTGTTATGGATTCCGCGCGGCGACGAGGCAATCTACTGGGTACGCAAGAGTATCGAACGGGCCAGGGATGAATCGCTGTTTCCCCGCATCGAGCCCATGAACAGCTTTCGTGATGTCGCTGCGACAGTCGGAAATATGCCCGCCCGCCTGCACCTTGAGTGCGAGCTGGTGCCTCTGGCTATGCTGCGCCGCTTCCAGAAATACATTCCCGTTAGCGATATCCGGTCCATTGATGGGGCCATGGCAGCCGTACGGGCGGTCAAAAGCGACTACGAGCTGAACCTTATGGAGCGTTCCGGGGAGATACATCGCCGCATTCTTGAGGAGCGGGTGCCGGCCATGCTCAGGGAGGGCATGAGTGAAGCGGAGTTTGCAGCAGCGCTCTATCCGGTGATGGTCGAAGAGGGCCATCACGGTGTGGCTCGGTTCGGTATGTTCCAGACCGAAATGGCCCTGGGCAATATTTGTTTTGGCGAAAGTTCGATCTATCCCAACTACTTCGACGGCCCGGGTGGCAGTTACGGTCTACACCCGGCGGTGCCGCTGCTTGGCAGTCGCACCCACAAACTGGGCAAAGGCGATTTGGTTTTTGTCGATATTTGCTGCGGTGTGGACGGTTATCATACCGACAAGACCCAAACCTACATGTTTGGCGGGCCGATTGCCGACGAGGCGATTGCCGCTCACCGCGAATGTGTGGCGATTCAGAACCGGATCACCGAACAGCTTCGACCCGGGGCCATCCCCTCGGCGATCTATAAGCAGGTCATGGACAGCCTGAGCGACGAGTTCCTTCAGAATTTCATGGGATATGGCGCCCGCCCGGCCCGTTTTCTCGGCCACGGCATCGGTCTGCAAATAGACGAGACTCCGGTCATCGCCAAGGGATTCGATGAGCCGTTGCAGGAAGGGATGGTGCTTGCTCTGGAACCTAAAAAGGGCATCGAAGGGATAGGTATGGTCGGTGTCGAAAATACTTTCATTGTTACTGCTGAAGGGGGGCGCTGTATCACAGGCACACATCCCGGATTGCTGAAAGTATATTGACCCTCTAGCCAAGCTTTACGTGACGCTTGCGAGGAACCATAAGGCCGAAGGCTTTAACGTTAG
This portion of the Syntrophotalea acetylenica genome encodes:
- a CDS encoding M24 family metallopeptidase is translated as MQVPLSELQQRLNCFRSQMDSTEPDWQAAVIFGKVNQYYFTGTMQDGLLWIPRGDEAIYWVRKSIERARDESLFPRIEPMNSFRDVAATVGNMPARLHLECELVPLAMLRRFQKYIPVSDIRSIDGAMAAVRAVKSDYELNLMERSGEIHRRILEERVPAMLREGMSEAEFAAALYPVMVEEGHHGVARFGMFQTEMALGNICFGESSIYPNYFDGPGGSYGLHPAVPLLGSRTHKLGKGDLVFVDICCGVDGYHTDKTQTYMFGGPIADEAIAAHRECVAIQNRITEQLRPGAIPSAIYKQVMDSLSDEFLQNFMGYGARPARFLGHGIGLQIDETPVIAKGFDEPLQEGMVLALEPKKGIEGIGMVGVENTFIVTAEGGRCITGTHPGLLKVY